One genomic window of Spirochaetia bacterium 38H-sp includes the following:
- a CDS encoding carbohydrate binding domain-containing protein encodes MKYGVISVFVIFVLISFSFASCSSAPAAVEEPEDKTAVVISSNDFEDSQLEPWVARGEGVSVEVSNAFAHSGSFSVYVSGRTQNWNGVQADLLSLIASGKNYHFSVWVYQNSGESKNMYLTVERTYKGDKNWDRVAEISVPSGEWVELSGDYSVPRKDVSEFVLYVEAEDATLDFYIDDVFLSKM; translated from the coding sequence ATGAAATATGGAGTAATAAGTGTTTTTGTTATCTTTGTTTTAATATCTTTTTCTTTTGCCTCTTGTTCTTCTGCACCTGCTGCTGTGGAAGAACCTGAGGACAAAACAGCTGTTGTAATTTCTTCCAATGACTTTGAGGACTCGCAATTGGAGCCTTGGGTAGCAAGGGGAGAAGGTGTGAGTGTTGAGGTTTCCAATGCATTTGCTCATAGCGGTTCTTTTTCTGTCTATGTCTCCGGCCGTACTCAGAATTGGAACGGCGTTCAAGCCGATCTTTTATCTCTTATCGCTTCTGGCAAAAACTATCATTTTTCTGTATGGGTTTATCAAAACTCCGGAGAGTCAAAAAACATGTACCTAACCGTAGAAAGAACGTATAAGGGAGATAAAAATTGGGATAGAGTTGCCGAAATTTCTGTTCCATCAGGAGAATGGGTGGAACTTTCCGGGGATTATTCTGTTCCCCGCAAAGATGTTTCCGAGTTTGTTCTGTATGTGGAAGCCGAGGATGCCACTCTTGATTTTTATATCGATGATGTTTTTCTAAGCAAGATGTAG